One part of the Nymphaea colorata isolate Beijing-Zhang1983 chromosome 8, ASM883128v2, whole genome shotgun sequence genome encodes these proteins:
- the LOC116259163 gene encoding paired amphipathic helix protein Sin3-like 6 isoform X1, protein MGAYDRKIRKRSREGESSMTASAFKRSASSSSSNSQPHIAAGVQRPTLEEALSYVTLVRETLHLHHKMERYRQFIELLLEHSKGRIDISGVVIVLKDLFSEHRNLKLGFLKFLPPGYKLELLRNDYRPQLKPFVWRPSECSTNQ, encoded by the exons ATGGGTGCTTATGATCGGAAGATCAGAAAGAGGTCACGGGAAGGGGAGAGCTCCATGACCGCTTCCGCCTTCAAGCGGTCcgcttcttcttcatcctccaaTTC GCAGCCTCATATTGCCGCAGGGGTTCAAAGACCAACTCTTGAAGAAGCCTTATCGTACGTGACACTGGTGAGGGAGACGCTTCACCTTCACCACAAGATGGAAAGATACAGACAGTTCATCGAATTACTCTTAGAACACAGCAAGGGAAG GATTGACATATCTGGCGTGGTTATTGTGCTCAAAGACTTGTTTAGTGAGCATAGGAACCTCAAGTTGGGTTTCCTCAAATTCTTGCCCCCCGGCTACAAGCTCGAGTTGCTCAGGAACGACTACCGCCCACAGCTCAAACCATTTGTTTGGAGGCCTTCTGAATGTAGCACCAACCAATAG
- the LOC116259163 gene encoding paired amphipathic helix protein Sin3-like 6 isoform X2 yields MGAYDRKIRKRSREGESSMTASAFKRQPHIAAGVQRPTLEEALSYVTLVRETLHLHHKMERYRQFIELLLEHSKGRIDISGVVIVLKDLFSEHRNLKLGFLKFLPPGYKLELLRNDYRPQLKPFVWRPSECSTNQ; encoded by the exons ATGGGTGCTTATGATCGGAAGATCAGAAAGAGGTCACGGGAAGGGGAGAGCTCCATGACCGCTTCCGCCTTCAAGCG GCAGCCTCATATTGCCGCAGGGGTTCAAAGACCAACTCTTGAAGAAGCCTTATCGTACGTGACACTGGTGAGGGAGACGCTTCACCTTCACCACAAGATGGAAAGATACAGACAGTTCATCGAATTACTCTTAGAACACAGCAAGGGAAG GATTGACATATCTGGCGTGGTTATTGTGCTCAAAGACTTGTTTAGTGAGCATAGGAACCTCAAGTTGGGTTTCCTCAAATTCTTGCCCCCCGGCTACAAGCTCGAGTTGCTCAGGAACGACTACCGCCCACAGCTCAAACCATTTGTTTGGAGGCCTTCTGAATGTAGCACCAACCAATAG
- the LOC116258671 gene encoding paired amphipathic helix protein Sin3-like 4, protein MKRSREESYMSSHLKRAGPPSRGESSGQPQNSGGGQKLTTGDALAYLKAVREMFHDKKEKYDEFLEVMKEFKAQRIDTTGVITRVKELFKGHRNLILGFNTFLPKGYEITLPMEDDPPPKKPVEFEEAINFVNKIKTRFQHDERVYKAFLEILNQYRKESKSITEVYQEVAFLFRDHRDLLEEFTHFLPDTTTTAAAQHGPFGRNVPGSFMRRDERGPSAGTMKHMHEKRERVANSHGDRDMSVDRPDQEHDKASVKLEKEQRKRTDKEKDKKDERDRRYHDQDDKDDHGRDRDGDNLFRHPQKRKSSRRNDDLIADPSQGGDGAENFGFPAMPASSFEEKLALKNTYAQEFIFCDKVKETLEPRQYQEFLKCLDIYSKEIISRTDLQNLVADLLGNHPDLMEGFNEFLSHCESIDGFLEGVVNKKIFEGQLSKRVKSEDKERDRERDRDEREKERDRERDREKERPDKVSSFTPKDSASHKGSALNTKVQYTNKCISELDLSACQRCTPSYRLLPKHYQLPPASYRTDLGSAVLNDVWVSVTSGSEDYSFKHMRKNQYEESLFRCEDDRFELDMLLESTNVTTKRVEELLEKMQNNLIKHDGPIRIEEHLNAINLRCIERIYGDHGLDVLDLLRKNASVALPVILTRLKQKQEEWTRCRNDMNKVWAEVYAKNYHKSLDHRSFYFKQQDKKSLSIKALLAEIREVNEKKRKEDDVLLAIAGGNRRPIIPNLEFEYADPDLHEDLYQIIKYSCMEVCPTVEQLDRVMKIWTTFLEPMLGVPSRPHGAEDTEEVVKSKNNSSKGNTGHPTEGESSPCADGTMSNAILPKPNSVDNLPLEHANASRAKLVNGEAVVKQDGLHDVDRGAHKNDSYGGSPNPKAQGSASVPNEISAANLNSASSDRFVEANASHGLRAEHSQGKSNLENAQGPATPLRTPTIGNSMESRHNDGTHPATEVEENNRQHGTVNEGCTTENRSGLVVNKEVSDARNNLKVEREEGELSPNGDFEEDNFVVYHESALEPTSKAKDGSESRQYQGRPREDEEVCCGGAGEHDADADDEGEESAQRSTEDSENMSEAGEDVSGSESGDAEECSHEDHEEEEDEEHDDGKAESEGEAEGMADALDGEGEGTSLSFSERFFMAVKPLTKYIPPALLEKDNKESKIFYGNDSFYVLFRLHQALYERILSAKMNSASAEGKWRCSKDTNPPDQYAKFMSVLYSLLDGTADNAKFEDDCRAIIGTQSYVLFTLDKLIFKLVKQLQAISTDETDSKLLQLHAYEKSRAQKRFVDVVYHENARNLLHEENIYRLECSTNPSRLSIQLMDYGHEKPEVTAVSMDSTFALYLNNEFLSVSHARKEIRPLFLKRNMRRYSCSDEYLSISKAMEGVRIVNGLECKLSCSNSKASYVLDTEDFLYRTRRKRSSTQSRSSSCHDHVQSVNASKLERFHRWLGGS, encoded by the exons ATGAAGAGGTCTCGAGAGGAAAGCTACATGAGTTCTCACCTCAAGCGCGCCGGTCCTCCCTCGCGCGGCGAGTC GTCTGGGCAGCCTCAAAATTCTGGAGGAGGTCAAAAGCTAACTACTGGAGATGCCCTAGCCTATCTGAAGGCAGTAAGGGAGATGTTTCAcgataagaaggaaaaatatgacGAGTTCCTTGAAGTAATGAAAGAATTTAAGGCCCAAAG GATCGATACAACTGGTGTCATCACAAGAGTCAAAGAATTATTTAAAGGGCACAGAAACCTTATTTTGGGTTTTAATACATTCTTGCCGAAGGGTTATGAGATAACCCTGCCGATGGAAGATGATCCTCCACCAAAGAAGCCGGTTGAGTTTGAGGAAGCCATCAATTTTGTTAACAAGATAAAG ACCCGTTTCCAGCATGATGAACGTGTCTATAAagcatttttggagattttgAATCAGTACAGGAAGGAGAGCAAGTCTATTACTGAGGTGTACCAGGAG GTTGCTTTTTTGTTTCGAGATCACCGTGACTTACTGGAGGAATTCACACACTTCCTACCGGATACAACAACTACAGCTGCCGCACAGCATGGCCCTTTTGGAAGAAATGTGCCAGGAAGTTTTATGCGCAGGGATGAGAGGGGCCCTAGCGCAGGCACAATGAAGCATATGCACGAAAAG AGGGAGAGGGTGGCTAATTCCCATGGTGATCGGGATATGAGTGTTGATCGTCCAGATCAGGAACATGATAAGGCATCTGTTAAACTTGAAAAGGAGCAAAGAAAGAGGACTGATAAGGAGAAAGATAAGAAAGATGAGAGGGATAGAAGATATCATGATCAAGACGATAAAGATGACCATGGCCGGGACAGGGACGGAGATAATCTGTTTCGCCATCCCCAGAAGAGGAAGTCCTCTAGAAGAAATGACGATTTAATTGCTGATCCATCACAAGGAGGAGATGGAGCAGAAAACTTTGGATTTCCAGCAATGCCAGCTTCTTCATTTGAAGAGAAGCTTGCACTAAAGA ATACGTATGCACAAGAGTTTATTTTCTGTGACAAAGTTAAGGAGACACTGGAGCCCAGACAATATCAAGAATTTCTGAAATGCCTGGATATCTACAGCAAGGAGATAATTTCACGGACAGATTTGCAGAATTTG GTTGCTGACTTGCTTGGAAATCATCCAGATCTTATGGAAGGGTTCAATGAGTTTCTGTCACACTGCGAGAGTATTG ATGGTTTCCTTGAAGGTGTTGTCAATAAAA AAATATTTGAGGGCCAGTTGTCTAAGCGAGTAAAGTCAGAGGACAAGGAAAGGGACAGAGAACGTGACAGAGATGAACGCGAGAAAGAACGGGATCGTGAAAGGgacagagaaaaggaaagacctGATAAAGTTTCATCCTTTACTCCAAAGGACTCTGCTAGCCACAAGGGTTCAGCGTTAAACACTAAGGTTCAATATACAAACAAATGCATTTCAGAGCTTGATCTTTCTGCTTGCCAGCGCTGTACGCCTAGCTACCGCCTCCTCCCAAAACAT TATCAGCTACCTCCTGCAAGCTATAGAACAGATCTTGGTTCAGCTGTGCTGAATGATGTTTGGGTATCTGTTACCTCTGGAAGTGAGGACTATTCATTTAAGCATATGCggaaaaatcaatatgaagagAGCCTATTCAGATGTGAGGATGACAG GTTTGAACTCGACATGTTGCTGGAATCAACCAATGTGACTACTAAGCGTGTGGAGGAACTTTTGgagaaaatgcaaaataatttgATAAAGCATGATGGCCCAATCCGGATAGAAGAACATTTAAATG CCATCAATTTAAGGTGCATTGAGCGAATATATGGTGATCATGGTCTGGATGTACTCGACTTATTGCGCAAGAATGCAAGTGTAGCATTGCCTGTTATACTAACTCGACTGaagcaaaaacaagaagagtGGACAAGATGTCGTAATGACATGAATAAAGTATGGGCTGAAGTATATGCCAAGAACTACCATAAATCTCTTGACCATCGTAGCTTTTATTTCAAGCAACAAGACAAAAAGAGCTTGAGTATTAAAG CTTTGTTAGCTGAAATTAGAGAGGTCAACGAGAAAAAACGCAAGGAGGATGATGTCCTTTTGGCAATTGCTGGTGGGAACAGGCGGCCTATAATTCCTAACCTTGAATTTGAGTATGCTGATCCAGATCTTCATGAAGACTTGTATCAGATCATCAAGTACTCATGTATGGAAGTCTGTCCAACTGTCGAGCAGCTGGATAGAGTGATGAAGATATGGACTACTTTTTTGGAACCCATGCTTGGTGTTCCTTCACGACCTCATGGTGCAGAAGACACTGAAGAGGTGGTTAAGTCAAAGAATAATTCTTCCAAAGGTAACACAGGTCATCCCACAGAAGGTGAGAGCAGTCCATGTGCCGATGGTACCATGAGCAATGCAATTCTGCCAAAACCTAACAGTGTTGATAACCTGCCCTTGGAGCATGCAAATGCGTCAAGAGCTAAGTTAGTGAATGGGGAGGCCGTTGTTAAGCAAGATGGTCTTCATGATGTGGATCGTGGTGCACATAAGAATGATTCTTATGGTGGTTCTCCAAATCCCAAAGCACAGGGTAGTGCTTCTGTGCCAAACGAAATATCTGCAGCCAATTTAAATAGTGCTTCTAGTGATCGGTTTGTTGAAGCTAATGCTTCGCATGGTCTACGAGCAGAACACAGTCAAGGAAAATCTAATCTAGAAAATGCACAAG GCCCTGCCACACCTTTGAGAACACCCACCATAGGCAACTCAATGGAATCCAGACATAATGATGGGACTCATCCTGCTACTGAG GTGGAGGAAAACAACAGGCAACATGGGACTGTGAATGAGGGGTGCACGACTGAGAATAGGTCCGGCTTGGTGGTCAATAAAGAGGTTTCTGATGCTCGTAACAACCTTAAGGTTGAGAGGGAAGAGGGCGAGTTATCACCTAATGGAGACTTTGAGGAAGATAATTTTGTGGTGTACCATGAATCTGCTCTGGAACCTACTTCGAAAGCCAAGGATGGTTCTGAGAGTAGGCAGTATCAAGGAAGGCCtagggaagatgaagaagtttGTTGTGGTGGGGCAGGAGAACATGATGCTGATGCAGATGATGAGGGGGAGGAAAGTGCTCAGCGGTCCACTGAGGACAGTGAGAACATGTCTGAAGCCGGTGAGGATGTTTCTGGTAGTGAGTCAGGTGATGCTGAGGAATGTTCTCATGAGGAtcatgaagaggaagaagatgaagagcaTGATGATGGTAAGGCTGAAAGTGAAGGAGAAGCTGAAGGGATGGCTGATGCTCTTGATGGTGAGGGAGAAGGGacatctttatctttttccgAGCGGTTCTTTATGGCAGTGAAGCCTTTGACAAAGTACATTCCACCAGCATTACTAGAAAAGGACAATAAGGAATCTAAGATTTTTTATGGAAATGACTCTTTTTATGTTCTGTTTAGACTCCACCAG GCGTTGTATGAAAGGATCCTTTCCGCAAAAATGAACTCTGCTTCTGCTGAAGGGAAGTGGAGGTGTTCCAAGGATACAAACCCTCCAGATCAATATGCTAA GTTTATGAGTGTCCTGTACAGTTTATTGGATGGTACAGCAGACAATGCTAAGTTTGAAGATGATTGCCGGGCTATCATTGGCACACAGTCGTATGTCCTATTTACATTGGATAAACTGATTTTTAAGCTTGTCAAACAG CTGCAAGCAATATCAACGGATGAAACGGATAGTAAGCTTCTCCAGCTGCATGCGTATGAAAAGTCAAGGGCGCAAAAGAGATTTGTCGATGTGGTTTACCACGAAAATGCTCGCAATCTCCTGCATGAAGAGAACATATATCGGCTTGAATGT TCTACAAATCCAAGCCGACTGTCCATCCAGCTGATGGATTATGGGCATGAAAAGCCTGAAGTTACTGCTGTTTCCATGGATTCTACATTTGCACTATATTTAAATAATGAGTTCTTGTCAGTCAGTCATGCCAGGAAAGAAATCCGCCCACTTTTCCTCAAAAG GAACATGAGGAGATATTCATGCAGCGATGAGTATCTCTCTATTTCCAAAGCAATGGAAGGTGTTAGAATTGTTAATGGTTTGGAGTGCAAGTTATCCTGCAGCAACTCCAAG GCTTCTTATGTTCTAGACACTGAGGACTTCTTGTATCGTACCCGAAGGAAAAGGTCAAGTACACAAAGTAGAAGTTCGTCATGTCATGATCATGTGCAATCTGTCAATGCCTCGAAGTTAGAGAGGTTCCACAGATGGCTTGGTGGTTCATGA